In Ruania zhangjianzhongii, the following proteins share a genomic window:
- a CDS encoding MFS transporter has product MVRIIVFYLASFGTSLLGNSITAIALPLLVLFTTGSPLGAGAVAVAAAVPSAVAGLLMGSLIDRINRRTAAILSDVISAAALLILPLIDLTVGLNLGWFIAVAVLNSFGDVPGITAREAMVPAIARAAGMDPSRLIGLRESIAGVSLLVGPAIAGILVASLEPVTVMWVTSGIAASAALLTLAIPSRASRLPRAQQGSSGAEAPGSIFEGLVIITRTPLLRVVVLLGLALAVVLAATQGMVIPVHFAFQDEAGAVGFVLSALAAGLLVGGALFAGFGARIPRRGWFITGVIVVAVGFVVLGILGPMWSIFAGAAIVGVGGGCMNAVVGLTFVENVADAQRGKVLGAQNAVMTLVPAAGIGVAALLIEIGTLHLATTTLALLWIGAAALALLSPSIRRLGQMSP; this is encoded by the coding sequence ATGGTACGGATCATCGTCTTCTATCTGGCTTCCTTTGGCACATCGCTGCTGGGCAATTCAATCACCGCGATCGCGCTCCCGCTGCTGGTCCTGTTCACCACGGGCAGTCCGCTGGGGGCGGGGGCCGTCGCTGTCGCGGCGGCGGTGCCCTCGGCTGTCGCCGGACTGCTGATGGGCTCGCTCATCGATCGGATCAACCGCCGCACCGCCGCGATCCTCTCCGACGTGATCTCGGCTGCAGCGCTGCTGATCCTGCCGTTGATCGATCTCACCGTCGGACTCAATCTGGGATGGTTCATCGCGGTGGCGGTGCTGAACTCCTTCGGCGACGTTCCCGGCATCACTGCCCGGGAGGCCATGGTCCCGGCGATCGCTCGGGCCGCTGGGATGGATCCCTCGCGGCTGATCGGCCTGCGGGAGTCCATCGCAGGGGTGTCGCTGCTGGTCGGACCCGCCATCGCCGGAATCCTCGTGGCCTCCCTGGAGCCGGTGACCGTGATGTGGGTGACCTCCGGCATCGCAGCATCGGCGGCCCTGCTGACCCTCGCCATCCCCTCCCGTGCCTCGAGACTGCCGCGTGCACAGCAGGGAAGTTCTGGGGCCGAGGCGCCCGGATCCATCTTCGAGGGCCTGGTGATCATCACTCGCACACCGTTGCTGCGCGTCGTCGTCCTGCTGGGGCTGGCGCTGGCAGTCGTGCTCGCCGCCACCCAGGGCATGGTGATCCCGGTGCACTTCGCATTCCAGGATGAGGCCGGGGCCGTCGGATTCGTTCTCAGTGCGTTGGCCGCGGGCCTCCTCGTCGGCGGTGCGCTCTTCGCCGGATTCGGGGCCAGGATCCCGCGCCGGGGGTGGTTCATCACCGGAGTCATCGTCGTCGCGGTGGGCTTCGTCGTCCTCGGTATTCTGGGGCCTATGTGGTCGATCTTCGCCGGGGCTGCGATCGTCGGCGTCGGCGGTGGTTGCATGAATGCCGTCGTCGGGTTGACCTTCGTCGAGAACGTCGCAGATGCCCAGCGCGGGAAGGTGCTGGGTGCCCAGAACGCCGTCATGACTCTTGTCCCGGCGGCGGGCATCGGGGTGGCTGCTCTGCTCATCGAGATCGGCACCCTGCATCTGGCCACGACCACCCTCGCGCTCCTGTGGATCGGCGCGGCGGCCCTGGCCCTGCTGAGTCCCAGCATCCGCCGACTCGGGCAGATGTCACCCTGA
- a CDS encoding MerR family transcriptional regulator: MRISALAELAGVTVRTIRYYHQMGVLPEPPRRSNGYRDYTGDHLVAVLRISQLTGSGLSLAQAGAVAAGSGSSSTEEALDDVDRALEAKITALTAQRERLARARAGHHVGLSGAAAALSLTRADIPVAIVIAHLYRDHPQTEVLADALRDPQTRSALASLQERFDAIDGTTTDGELGELMAQAQSLVAEVADGMPPLAEKQLQVILDLAEKGLNDRQKDFVRTGIRPPF, from the coding sequence ATGCGCATCTCAGCGCTGGCGGAGCTCGCCGGGGTGACGGTCCGAACCATCCGCTACTACCACCAGATGGGCGTGCTGCCGGAGCCTCCGCGTCGATCCAACGGGTACCGGGACTACACCGGGGATCATCTGGTGGCAGTGCTGAGGATCAGCCAGTTGACCGGCTCTGGCCTTTCGCTGGCGCAGGCCGGAGCCGTGGCCGCCGGCTCCGGTTCCTCCTCAACCGAGGAGGCGCTGGATGACGTGGACCGGGCCCTGGAAGCGAAGATCACGGCTCTGACCGCGCAACGCGAACGATTGGCCCGCGCTCGCGCCGGACACCACGTCGGACTCTCGGGAGCGGCAGCCGCGCTCAGCCTGACACGCGCCGACATCCCGGTCGCGATCGTGATCGCCCACCTCTACCGGGATCATCCGCAGACCGAAGTTCTCGCCGACGCGCTCCGTGACCCGCAGACGCGGTCGGCCTTGGCGTCCTTGCAGGAGCGCTTCGACGCCATCGACGGGACCACCACCGACGGCGAGCTCGGTGAGCTCATGGCGCAGGCGCAGTCGCTGGTCGCCGAGGTCGCCGACGGAATGCCGCCGCTGGCCGAGAAGCAGTTGCAGGTCATCCTCGACCTGGCCGAGAAGGGTCTGAACGACCGGCAGAAGGACTTCGTGCGCACGGGGATAAGGCCACCGTTCTAG
- a CDS encoding HepT-like ribonuclease domain-containing protein — MAWPQIRGFRNVFVHQCFGVDADIVRGLVEAHLPPLAEALRGNVTAELISLRLAAVKMRHD, encoded by the coding sequence ATAGCCTGGCCGCAGATCCGGGGCTTCCGCAATGTCTTCGTCCACCAGTGCTTCGGAGTCGACGCTGACATCGTGCGCGGCCTCGTTGAGGCCCATCTCCCGCCACTCGCCGAAGCGCTGCGAGGCAACGTCACTGCCGAACTGATCTCGCTCCGACTGGCCGCCGTCAAAATGAGGCATGACTGA
- a CDS encoding type II toxin-antitoxin system VapC family toxin, giving the protein MIVLDTNVISEAFRPTPDPGVIEWLESLTDDVAITTITLAELLAGVRWLPDGRRKSDLEAALGAAIDPYRNTRSLLVFDDEAAEEYAEVLFAREQAGLPISTPDAQIAAICRAHGAMCATRNEKDFAETGVRVLNPWTV; this is encoded by the coding sequence ATGATCGTTCTCGATACGAACGTCATCTCGGAGGCATTCCGGCCGACGCCTGATCCTGGTGTGATCGAGTGGCTCGAGTCCCTCACTGACGACGTTGCGATCACGACGATCACACTCGCCGAATTGCTCGCGGGTGTGCGATGGCTGCCGGATGGTCGGCGTAAGAGCGATTTGGAGGCGGCGCTCGGTGCCGCGATCGATCCCTACCGCAACACGCGTTCGCTTCTCGTGTTCGATGATGAGGCTGCTGAAGAGTATGCAGAAGTTCTGTTCGCTCGAGAACAAGCGGGGCTGCCGATCAGTACCCCTGATGCGCAGATCGCGGCGATCTGTCGAGCACATGGTGCGATGTGCGCCACGCGCAACGAAAAGGACTTTGCGGAGACAGGTGTTCGGGTTCTGAACCCGTGGACTGTGTGA
- a CDS encoding FitA-like ribbon-helix-helix domain-containing protein: MSSIIVRGLDESVKDRLAAQAKEHGRSMEAEVRDILMRASLRPHIGIALMRVAREAGGAEELRIPERSDAARSVDFG, translated from the coding sequence ATGTCGTCGATCATCGTCCGCGGTCTTGATGAGTCTGTGAAAGACCGTCTGGCTGCGCAGGCAAAGGAACATGGCCGCTCTATGGAAGCAGAGGTGCGCGACATCTTGATGCGTGCATCGTTGAGGCCGCACATCGGCATCGCGCTCATGCGTGTCGCCCGCGAGGCCGGTGGCGCTGAGGAACTGCGGATTCCGGAACGGTCGGACGCCGCGCGTTCGGTAGATTTCGGATGA
- a CDS encoding SDR family oxidoreductase produces MAYNETMMSHRASRQLTVVTGATGAIGRRVVSGLLKAGRSARGTSRRPERASLPPGAEVAYGDLNSPSSLRDAFDGVSQLVLIAVPETIDDVLALARSQGIEHVVLISSAAVTAGYDTTYNATAEEAVQGSGLQWSIVRPGEFATNSLLIWGPSISRSRRVVEPFPDQVGHPVHEDDVAEVVLANLLDSRRRGRIDTIIGPDSLTKREQIAAIASAVGETITLDEVTAREARAFYQEQGGFAAANADFLFGFESYDGVEGVADEPHETTAPEDGTYLTLDQITGAAARPYQQWAHDHAPDFS; encoded by the coding sequence ATGGCTTATAATGAGACTATGATGTCTCATAGGGCTTCGCGGCAACTCACGGTGGTCACCGGCGCGACGGGTGCCATCGGTCGTCGCGTCGTTTCAGGACTCCTCAAAGCTGGGCGCTCCGCGCGCGGAACTTCTCGCCGCCCCGAACGCGCATCGCTCCCCCCGGGCGCAGAGGTCGCCTACGGAGACTTGAACTCCCCTTCCTCGCTCAGGGACGCGTTTGATGGCGTCTCACAGCTGGTGTTGATCGCAGTGCCGGAAACCATCGACGACGTGCTGGCGCTCGCACGCAGCCAAGGAATCGAGCACGTCGTCCTGATCTCCTCGGCAGCGGTGACAGCCGGCTACGACACCACGTACAACGCGACCGCGGAGGAGGCTGTGCAAGGCTCGGGGCTGCAGTGGAGCATCGTCCGTCCCGGCGAGTTCGCGACGAACTCGCTTCTTATTTGGGGCCCGTCGATCAGCAGAAGCCGGCGAGTCGTCGAACCCTTCCCTGATCAAGTCGGCCATCCCGTCCATGAGGATGACGTGGCAGAGGTCGTCCTGGCCAATCTGCTTGACTCTCGCCGTCGTGGGCGGATCGATACGATCATCGGCCCTGACAGCCTCACAAAACGCGAACAGATCGCGGCGATCGCAAGTGCTGTCGGAGAGACCATTACTCTCGACGAGGTCACTGCACGCGAAGCGCGTGCCTTCTACCAGGAACAAGGGGGCTTCGCGGCGGCGAATGCTGACTTCCTGTTCGGCTTCGAGAGCTACGATGGCGTCGAGGGCGTCGCGGACGAACCTCACGAGACCACCGCGCCAGAAGACGGTACCTACCTCACGCTTGACCAGATCACGGGTGCCGCGGCGCGTCCCTATCAACAGTGGGCGCATGATCACGCCCCAGACTTTTCGTGA
- a CDS encoding TetR/AcrR family transcriptional regulator yields MHLSPQRARTRQAILDAAAARWTHDPTASLSHVASAAGVGRATIHRYFPDRSALQSALVTDSWTTLLGTVREAQPSMGSAIEVIQRIVTAMVYEGDRVRYLFTATEGSPSDEDAGIAQTVDELILDEIKRGQHEGTLDPAVPPRWIELMIWSTVYTGLQAASDELVPRHGVEALIHRTLRRMITIDSQGSPGHP; encoded by the coding sequence ATGCACCTATCGCCGCAGCGCGCCCGCACCCGACAAGCGATCCTGGATGCGGCAGCCGCGCGCTGGACTCACGACCCCACTGCCAGCCTGAGCCACGTGGCCTCCGCTGCAGGAGTAGGTCGCGCCACCATTCACCGCTACTTCCCCGATCGCTCGGCCCTTCAATCAGCGCTTGTCACCGACTCCTGGACAACCCTCCTCGGGACAGTCCGAGAAGCCCAACCATCCATGGGCTCAGCAATCGAGGTGATCCAACGGATCGTCACTGCGATGGTGTACGAAGGCGACCGAGTGAGATACCTGTTCACGGCCACCGAGGGCTCCCCCTCGGACGAGGACGCCGGAATCGCCCAGACGGTGGACGAATTGATCCTCGATGAGATAAAACGGGGCCAACATGAAGGGACCCTTGATCCAGCCGTCCCGCCGAGGTGGATCGAATTGATGATCTGGAGCACTGTTTACACAGGCCTGCAAGCCGCATCGGACGAACTCGTGCCCCGACACGGCGTAGAGGCACTGATACACCGCACCCTCAGGCGCATGATCACCATCGATTCCCAGGGTTCCCCTGGGCACCCCTAA
- a CDS encoding aminoglycoside adenylyltransferase domain-containing protein: MSGSSIAAVDDQIRPVLDHLRKEDPGGLVGVYLYGSGATTGLCPDSDIDLLVLTRRTLTAAERASLVALLLGVSGWSGNESRFPEVAGRRPLEVTSLVVDDVHPLTENPRPDFQYGEWMRGELVDGLASDPEHDPDVVILLFTALGSHRVLHGEALQDVVPRVPPTLLQRAQLALLPDMPNGLVGDERNVLLTLARMVVTAESGQILPKHEAAERVRPRLVKAEAELLSLARDEYLGRIRVDWMDRRERTLGTVQTLQRLVHDAADHLGAGTPSDSS; the protein is encoded by the coding sequence GTGAGCGGCAGCTCCATCGCGGCGGTAGACGATCAGATCCGTCCGGTTCTTGATCATCTGCGCAAAGAGGACCCCGGCGGGCTGGTCGGCGTCTACCTCTACGGATCGGGTGCTACGACCGGACTGTGCCCGGACAGCGATATCGACCTGCTCGTCCTCACCCGCAGAACTCTGACCGCAGCGGAGCGGGCCTCGTTGGTCGCTCTACTGCTCGGCGTCTCGGGGTGGAGTGGGAACGAGAGCCGGTTTCCCGAGGTCGCCGGCCGTCGACCGCTGGAAGTGACCAGCTTAGTCGTGGACGACGTGCACCCGTTGACGGAGAATCCGCGTCCCGATTTCCAATACGGAGAATGGATGCGCGGCGAACTCGTCGACGGCCTCGCATCCGACCCGGAACATGATCCGGATGTGGTGATCCTCCTGTTCACGGCGCTGGGTTCTCACCGGGTGCTGCACGGAGAGGCACTGCAGGACGTCGTTCCTCGCGTCCCTCCGACTCTGCTCCAGCGGGCTCAGCTCGCGCTTCTCCCCGACATGCCCAACGGCTTGGTCGGTGACGAACGCAATGTCCTGCTGACCCTGGCACGGATGGTCGTCACGGCCGAATCGGGACAGATACTTCCGAAGCACGAAGCCGCTGAGCGGGTTCGCCCTCGTCTGGTCAAGGCGGAGGCCGAACTGCTGAGCCTGGCCAGAGACGAATACCTCGGGAGGATCCGGGTCGACTGGATGGACCGACGCGAGCGGACTCTCGGCACCGTGCAGACACTGCAACGTCTGGTTCACGACGCCGCGGACCACCTTGGTGCGGGTACGCCATCGGACTCCTCCTGA
- a CDS encoding HigA family addiction module antitoxin translates to MTTTDRIDPIHPGEVLMEDFIEGFGITQNKLAVSIRVPPRRVNEIVHGKRGITADTALRLAKYFGTSAEFWINLQSHYDLDRAEDRAGEQIAAITPLEVA, encoded by the coding sequence TTGACTACCACTGACAGGATCGATCCGATTCACCCCGGTGAGGTGCTCATGGAGGACTTCATCGAGGGGTTCGGGATCACGCAGAACAAGCTCGCCGTGTCGATTCGCGTGCCGCCGCGGAGGGTCAACGAGATCGTGCATGGCAAGCGGGGGATCACGGCTGATACCGCCCTGCGGCTCGCGAAGTACTTCGGCACGTCGGCAGAGTTCTGGATCAACCTGCAGAGCCATTACGACCTGGATCGCGCAGAGGACCGCGCCGGGGAGCAGATCGCCGCGATCACGCCGCTGGAGGTGGCGTGA
- a CDS encoding type II toxin-antitoxin system RelE/ParE family toxin produces the protein MIRSFGSKDTERLWRRERARSIDPRIHRVALRKLRQVGSAESLEDLRVPPGNRLEALKGDRAGQHSIRINDQWRICFVWTAAGPEEVEIVDYH, from the coding sequence GTGATCAGATCGTTCGGAAGCAAGGACACCGAGCGTCTGTGGCGTCGTGAACGCGCGCGTTCGATCGATCCTCGGATCCATCGGGTCGCGCTGCGCAAGCTGCGTCAGGTGGGATCCGCCGAGTCTCTGGAGGACCTTCGCGTTCCACCAGGAAACCGGCTCGAAGCGCTGAAGGGCGACCGGGCCGGACAGCACAGCATCAGGATCAACGACCAGTGGCGGATCTGCTTCGTGTGGACCGCGGCCGGACCGGAGGAGGTGGAGATCGTTGACTACCACTGA
- a CDS encoding DUF1801 domain-containing protein has product MSSKDEKNLTQVIDKISSMEEPRQSVVRRVHDIIVAAAPALKPRIWYGMPAYAMSASTPALVTLRNDERLNLALTEKADLRPAGGVDGTLMPAAWYFETVDAHTEKRIAEIVRSVVD; this is encoded by the coding sequence ATGTCGTCGAAGGACGAGAAGAACCTGACCCAAGTCATCGACAAGATCTCGAGCATGGAGGAACCGCGGCAGTCGGTCGTGCGACGTGTGCACGACATCATCGTGGCCGCTGCCCCCGCTCTCAAGCCGCGGATCTGGTACGGAATGCCTGCCTATGCGATGTCGGCGAGCACGCCCGCACTCGTGACGCTGCGCAACGACGAGCGATTGAACCTCGCGCTCACCGAGAAGGCCGACTTGCGGCCAGCGGGAGGCGTCGACGGGACGCTGATGCCGGCTGCCTGGTACTTCGAGACGGTGGACGCGCACACAGAGAAGCGCATTGCGGAGATCGTTCGCTCGGTGGTCGACTGA
- the ychF gene encoding redox-regulated ATPase YchF, which translates to MALTIGIAGLPNVGKSTLFNALTRATVLAANYPFATIEPNVGVVPLPDERLGKLAEVFGSEKEIPATVSFVDIAGIVKGASEGEGLGNKFLANIREAEAICQVTRAFSDPDVVHVDGKVSPADDIETINTELILADLQTLEKALPRLEKELRGKKIEPQVLETAKSAMALLEAGQTISAGGAAAGLDPETVAEFQLLTAKPFIYVFNTDDDGLADEAMQAELRELVAPASAIFLDAKFEAELVELEADEAAEMLAESGQPESGLDQLARVGFDTLGLQTYLTAGPKESRAWTIGKGWKAPQAAGVIHTDFERGFIKAEVVSFDDLMDAGSMAEAKARGRVRIEGKDYVMADGDVVEFRFNV; encoded by the coding sequence GTGGCCCTGACTATCGGTATTGCTGGCTTGCCCAACGTGGGCAAGTCGACGCTCTTCAACGCTCTGACCCGCGCGACCGTGCTCGCGGCGAACTATCCGTTCGCCACGATCGAGCCGAACGTGGGGGTGGTGCCGCTGCCCGATGAGCGGCTCGGCAAGCTCGCCGAAGTGTTCGGCAGCGAGAAGGAGATCCCGGCGACGGTGTCCTTCGTGGACATCGCCGGCATCGTCAAGGGCGCCAGTGAGGGGGAGGGGCTGGGGAACAAGTTCCTCGCCAACATTCGCGAGGCGGAGGCTATCTGCCAGGTCACCCGCGCGTTCTCCGACCCGGATGTGGTGCACGTCGACGGCAAGGTCTCCCCGGCCGACGACATCGAGACGATCAACACTGAGCTCATCCTCGCCGACCTGCAGACTCTGGAGAAGGCGCTGCCGCGGCTGGAGAAGGAGCTGCGAGGCAAGAAGATCGAACCGCAGGTGCTGGAGACGGCCAAGAGTGCGATGGCGCTGCTCGAGGCGGGCCAGACGATCTCGGCGGGCGGGGCTGCGGCAGGCCTGGACCCGGAGACTGTCGCCGAGTTCCAGCTGCTCACCGCGAAGCCGTTCATCTATGTCTTCAACACCGACGACGACGGTCTGGCCGATGAGGCGATGCAAGCCGAGCTGCGTGAGCTGGTCGCCCCCGCGTCGGCGATCTTCCTGGACGCGAAGTTCGAGGCCGAGCTGGTGGAGCTGGAGGCTGACGAGGCAGCGGAGATGCTTGCCGAGTCGGGCCAGCCGGAGTCCGGCCTGGACCAGCTCGCCCGGGTCGGCTTCGACACGCTCGGCCTGCAGACCTACCTGACCGCGGGGCCGAAGGAGTCGCGCGCGTGGACGATCGGCAAGGGCTGGAAGGCGCCGCAGGCCGCTGGTGTGATCCACACAGACTTCGAGCGCGGCTTCATCAAGGCCGAGGTGGTCTCCTTCGACGACCTCATGGACGCTGGCTCGATGGCCGAGGCCAAGGCGCGCGGCCGCGTGCGGATCGAGGGCAAGGACTACGTCATGGCGGACGGCGACGTGGTCGAGTTCCGGTTCAACGTCTGA
- a CDS encoding DUF1905 domain-containing protein, producing MDWEFDGEIIEWRGPAPFLFVDLDPELSADVKSAARGLEYWGQVAVEAVIGDTRFTTALFPKDGRYLLPVKAAVQQAEQIGEGDVVQVAMALRLPR from the coding sequence ATGGACTGGGAGTTCGACGGCGAGATCATCGAGTGGCGCGGCCCGGCACCGTTCCTGTTCGTCGACCTGGACCCGGAGCTGTCTGCCGACGTGAAGTCCGCCGCCCGGGGGTTGGAGTACTGGGGGCAGGTGGCGGTCGAGGCAGTGATCGGGGACACCCGGTTCACCACGGCGCTGTTCCCGAAGGACGGCCGGTACCTGCTGCCGGTGAAGGCTGCGGTCCAACAGGCCGAGCAGATCGGCGAAGGTGACGTGGTGCAGGTGGCGATGGCGCTGCGGCTGCCGCGTTGA
- a CDS encoding ABC transporter ATP-binding protein, translated as MTEPQRPPSPASAEMSGHAGGTDPAAQYAPQGQYPSQSQAPPPDASAALSIRALWKRFGQKTAVAGIDLDVPRGSFYGFVGPNGAGKTTTLSMATGLLRPDHGTVAVHGKDFWADPVAGKAQLGVLPDGVRLFDRLTGAQLLTYAGLLRGMDRDTVAGRTDDLLRALDLTKDAKTFVVDYSAGMTKKIALGCAMIHAPRTLVLDEPFEAVDPVSAANIRDILADYVRSGGTVIVSSHVMDLVQRMCDHVAIIAAGQIRAAGTIDEVRAGASLEDRFVELVGGRQQTEGLEWLRTSSDSD; from the coding sequence ATGACCGAACCACAACGACCGCCGTCGCCGGCCTCCGCCGAGATGTCCGGCCACGCCGGGGGTACCGACCCCGCCGCGCAGTACGCGCCGCAGGGGCAGTACCCGTCACAGAGCCAGGCCCCACCGCCCGATGCCAGCGCCGCGCTCTCGATCCGCGCGCTGTGGAAGCGGTTCGGGCAGAAGACCGCAGTGGCCGGTATCGACCTGGATGTGCCGCGTGGCAGCTTCTACGGGTTTGTCGGTCCGAACGGCGCCGGGAAGACCACCACCCTGTCGATGGCCACCGGGCTGCTTCGCCCGGACCACGGCACGGTCGCGGTACACGGGAAGGACTTCTGGGCCGACCCGGTCGCCGGGAAGGCTCAGCTCGGCGTGCTGCCCGATGGTGTGCGCCTGTTCGACCGGCTCACCGGTGCCCAGCTGCTCACCTACGCGGGCCTGTTGCGCGGGATGGACCGGGACACCGTCGCCGGCCGCACCGACGACCTGCTTCGCGCGCTCGACCTGACCAAGGACGCGAAGACGTTCGTGGTGGACTACTCCGCCGGGATGACCAAGAAGATCGCCCTGGGCTGCGCGATGATCCATGCACCGCGGACGCTGGTGCTGGACGAGCCGTTCGAAGCGGTCGACCCCGTCTCGGCGGCGAACATCCGCGACATCCTCGCCGACTACGTGCGTTCCGGCGGCACCGTGATCGTCTCCTCGCACGTGATGGACCTGGTGCAGCGGATGTGCGACCACGTGGCGATCATCGCGGCCGGGCAGATCCGCGCCGCCGGCACCATCGACGAGGTGCGGGCCGGCGCGAGCCTGGAGGACCGGTTCGTGGAGCTGGTCGGCGGACGGCAGCAGACGGAGGGACTGGAATGGTTGCGCACCTCGTCCGACTCCGACTGA
- a CDS encoding CocE/NonD family hydrolase has product MRTVTSLPHEVEEIEHLWIPMSDGTRLAARLWRPVSAQDEPVPGILELIPYRRRDLTAQRDSIHHPYMAGYGYACLRVDLRGSGDSEGVLEDEYLEQELADAEDVLAWLADQPWCNGRTAMMGISWGGFNALQVAARRPPSLGAIVTVCSTDDRYTDDVHYMGGCLLTDNLSWASTMFAYNSCPPDPAIVGERWLEMWHQRLDGSGLWLEEWLRHQRRDDYWRHGSIIENYASVQVPVFAVSGWADGYSNSVFRLLAGLQVPTRGLIGPWSHKYPHLGQPGPAIGFLQEMVAWWDHWLKDATDNGAMDGPALTIWMQDAAPPATTYEDRPGRWVGEPSWPSDRIVDTTYPLELYRILQPGDSASSPASTVQSPLSVGQFAGKWCSYNAPPDMPYDQREEDGGSLVFNSVELDETLEVLGAPVADLEVSVDQPVAQLIVRLSEVAPDGAATRVSYGVRNLNHHRGDHQPALLEPGRRYRVRVPLNGMAQSFPPGHRLRLSVSTSYWPVVWPAPEPVNLTVYPDSSSLVLPVRPVGVDQGETPPSFGEPEGAPPLAVDQIEAGEQDWRVSRNMVDLSGELEVVKDLGVVHFPGIDLTVRRSANERYRFVGNDFNSVRGETVWEMGFSRGDWQTHATTRTVLTSSPTHFHVYAEQDAWLGAERVHSQTWSRSIPRDHI; this is encoded by the coding sequence ACCGCCCAGCGTGACTCGATCCACCACCCCTACATGGCCGGCTACGGTTACGCGTGCCTGCGGGTGGACCTGCGCGGTAGCGGCGACTCCGAGGGAGTGCTCGAGGACGAGTACCTGGAGCAGGAGCTGGCCGACGCCGAGGATGTGCTGGCCTGGCTGGCCGATCAGCCCTGGTGCAACGGTCGCACGGCGATGATGGGGATCTCCTGGGGCGGGTTCAACGCCCTGCAGGTCGCCGCTCGCCGCCCGCCCAGCCTGGGGGCGATCGTCACCGTGTGCTCCACTGACGACCGATACACCGATGATGTGCACTACATGGGCGGCTGCCTGCTCACCGACAATCTGTCCTGGGCCTCGACCATGTTCGCCTACAACTCCTGCCCGCCCGATCCGGCGATCGTCGGTGAGCGCTGGTTGGAGATGTGGCACCAGCGGTTGGACGGCAGCGGGCTGTGGCTCGAGGAGTGGCTGCGCCATCAGCGCCGGGACGACTACTGGCGGCACGGATCGATCATCGAGAACTACGCCAGCGTGCAGGTGCCGGTGTTCGCGGTCAGCGGCTGGGCGGATGGCTACTCCAACTCCGTCTTTCGGTTGCTCGCCGGTCTGCAGGTGCCCACCCGAGGGTTGATCGGGCCGTGGAGCCACAAGTACCCCCACCTCGGGCAGCCGGGCCCGGCGATCGGGTTCCTGCAGGAGATGGTCGCGTGGTGGGACCACTGGCTCAAGGACGCCACGGACAACGGCGCGATGGACGGGCCGGCTCTGACCATCTGGATGCAGGATGCCGCACCGCCGGCCACTACCTACGAGGACCGGCCGGGGCGCTGGGTGGGGGAGCCGTCCTGGCCCAGCGACCGGATCGTGGACACGACCTACCCGCTCGAGCTGTACCGGATTCTGCAGCCCGGTGACTCTGCGAGCTCGCCGGCCAGCACGGTCCAGTCCCCGCTCTCGGTGGGGCAGTTCGCGGGCAAGTGGTGCTCCTACAACGCACCCCCGGACATGCCGTACGACCAGCGTGAGGAGGACGGCGGATCACTGGTCTTCAACAGCGTGGAGCTCGACGAGACCCTCGAGGTGCTCGGCGCCCCGGTCGCCGATCTGGAGGTCTCGGTCGACCAGCCGGTCGCGCAGTTGATCGTCCGACTCTCCGAGGTCGCACCGGACGGTGCCGCCACCCGGGTCAGCTACGGGGTGCGGAACCTGAACCACCACCGCGGCGACCATCAGCCCGCGCTCCTGGAGCCCGGCAGGCGGTATCGGGTGCGGGTGCCGCTGAACGGGATGGCCCAGTCCTTCCCGCCCGGGCACCGGTTGCGGCTGTCCGTGTCCACCTCCTACTGGCCGGTGGTCTGGCCCGCTCCGGAGCCGGTGAACCTGACCGTCTACCCGGACAGCAGCTCCCTGGTGCTGCCGGTGCGACCGGTCGGCGTGGACCAGGGTGAGACTCCGCCGTCGTTCGGAGAGCCGGAGGGCGCACCGCCTCTGGCCGTGGATCAGATCGAGGCCGGAGAGCAGGACTGGCGGGTGAGCCGGAACATGGTGGACCTCTCCGGTGAGCTCGAGGTGGTCAAGGACCTGGGCGTCGTGCACTTCCCCGGTATCGACCTGACCGTGCGGCGCAGTGCGAACGAGCGGTACCGGTTCGTCGGGAACGACTTCAACTCCGTGCGCGGGGAGACGGTGTGGGAGATGGGCTTCAGCCGTGGCGACTGGCAGACCCACGCCACCACCCGCACGGTGCTCACCTCCAGCCCGACCCACTTCCACGTCTATGCCGAACAGGACGCGTGGCTCGGCGCAGAACGGGTGCACTCCCAGACCTGGAGCCGGTCCATCCCGCGGGACCACATCTGA